The following coding sequences lie in one Benincasa hispida cultivar B227 chromosome 6, ASM972705v1, whole genome shotgun sequence genomic window:
- the LOC120080519 gene encoding autophagy-related protein 11 isoform X3, producing MSSSVTDAGGNSGKLLVHVSENGHSFQLDCHEGMLVEDVMRLIESVTGINCNDQVILSLDVRLESQRHLSVYKLPADDREVFLFDRSRLQSNSPPPPPEQIDILDIVEPPSPSSSQDSHPLDDASDPALKALPSYEREFRYHYHKAHTIYSSTVMKYEYCEKLLREQKIQERALEVARGNLDQYYKMITQNYTDFMKRYSQQYRVHSDLLMSLGRDIEKLRAVKLHPALQTANRKCLLDFVKEDSLRKSAENCSSSHSQFENKVFQFKEIFNEVKRKVEDLFSSRASISIKNLELNIKEHQRYINDQKSIMQSLSKDVDTVKKLVDDCLSCQLSSSLRPHDAVSALGPMYDVHDKNHLPRMQACDRAISRLLDVCKDKKIQMNNFLHYYMQKIAYNSYIIKDIKLQFPVFKEAMGRQDDLFMDLKLVRGIGPAYRACLSEVVRRKACMKLYMGMAGQMAERLARKREDEVRRREMFLMEHGGYFPRDVIESMGLNDIPNPCDVHISPYDERLIDVDISDLDRYAPEYLLGFPWKNEKQGVSKDSSIKSVGALSSVEAEEISKDTFESYGSGELVEGSELMEIAGTSKMEVENAKLKAELASAVATICSFSSEYDLIDDSKLDSVLKNAAEKTAEALRLKDEYGKQLQLMLKTKQMQCESYERRIKELEQRLSDQYLRGQNLSNNAASDFSVSAVKSDDCKPQILGGPEAPAPCISTTEPMDEVSCISNSLDIKLGLFAEQPGRVREAVDENMLDSRGDQNPQLDSSMMEPNREEFQDNDKYVRDKVVGQMGISLTNSSTAESMPRSLNVLTCEAVENPNLESNLQNDLLLELQNALADKTNLLSETETKLKGALEEVAVLKRELEASRKLLDESQVLWLAFVRVFLWCLWGERNGRPFNDTCSSTARFLDLVMFTALSWCKLNCEALQRQRGCVSRIPYLNELCRLGELSA from the exons ATGAGCTCCAGCGTGACAGATGCTGGTGGAAACAGCGGCAAGTTGCTGGTTCATGTTTCTGAAAATGGACATTCATTTCAGCTTGATTGTCACGAGGGTATGCTGGTTGAGGATGTGATGCGCTTGATTGAATCGGTCACTGGGATTAACTGCAATGATCAGGTTATTCTCTCTTTGGATGTTAGACTTGAATCACAGCGACATCTTTCAGTTTACAAGCTTCCAGCAGATGATCGGGAAGTTTTTCTCTTTGATCGGTCCAGGCTACAAAGCAATTCGCCGCCACCTCCACCGGAGCAGATTGATATCCTTGATATTGTTGAACCACCATCACCTTCCTCTTCTCAAGATTCCCATCCTTTAGATGATGCATCAGACCCTGCTTTGAAGGCTTTGCCTTCTTATGAGCGTGAGTTTCGTTACCACTATCACAAGGCTCATACGATATATAGTAGTACAGTGATGAAATATGAATACTGTGAGAAGCTTTTGAGAGAGCAGAAGATTCAAGAAAGAGCTTTAGAAGTTGCACGGGGTAATTTGGATCAATACTATAAAATGATTACTCAGAACTACACTGACTTCATGAAGCGTTATTCACAGCAGTATCGGGTTCATTCTGATCTGTTGATGAGTTTGGGTAGAGACATTGAGAAATTGAGGGCTGTTAAGCTTCATCCTGCCTTACAAACAGCCAATCGCAAGTGCTTACTGGATTTTGTAAAGGAAGATAGTTTGCGGAAATCAGCAGAAAATTGCAGCAGTTCTCACAGCCAGTTCGAGAAcaaagtttttcaatttaagGAGATATTTAACGAGGTTAAGCGGAAAGTTGAGGATTTATTTTCCAGCCGGGCTTCTATTTCTATAAAAAATTTGGAACTGAATATTAAGGAGCATCAGCGGTATATCAACGATCAAAAGAGTATAATGCAGTCCTTGAG CAAAGATGTTGATACTGTAAAGAAACTGGTGGATGATTGCTTATCTTGTCAGTTATCTTCCTCGCTTCGCCCTCATGATGCGGTTTCGGCCTTAGGTCCTATGTATGATGTCCATGACAAAAATCATCTGCCAAGAATGCAAGCTTGTGATCGTGCAATTTCCAGACTACTTGATGTTTGTAAGGATAAAAAGATTCAAATGAACAACTTCTTGCACTATTACATGCAAAAGATCGCTTATAACTCTTACATCATCAAGGATATCAAGTTACAGTTTCCTGTTTTTAAAGAGGCAATGGGGCGTCAGGATGACCTATTTATGGACCTAAAGTTAGTGCGAGGGATCGGTCCAGCCTATAGAGCTTGTCTTTCTGAAGTTGTGAGAAGGAAAGCTTGCATGAAGCTTTACATGGGTATGGCTGGTCAAATGGCTGAAAGGCTTGCAAGAAAGAGGGAGGATGAGGTTAGAAGACGTGAGATGTTTCTGATGGAACATGGTGGATACTTTCCAAGAGATGTAATAGAATCCATGGGATTAAATGATATTCCTAACCCGTGTGATGTCCATATATCTCCTTATGATGAACGTTTaattgatgttgatatttcaGACCTTGACCGTTACGCTCCCGAGTACTTATTAGGATTCCCTTGGAAGAATGAGAAGCAAGGAGTCTCTAAGGATTCCTCTATAAAGTCAGTTGGAGCTTTGAGTTCTGTTGAGGCTGAAGAAATTTCGAAGGATACCTTTGAGAGTTATGGGTCTGGGGAGCTTGTTGAAGGTTCTGAGTTAATGGAGATTGCTGGAACCAGCAAGATGGAAGTTGAAAATGCAAAATTGAAAGCTGAACTTGCTTCTGCTGTAGCGACGATCTGTTCGTTCTCTTCTGAATATGATTTAATCGATGACAGCAAACTTGACAGTGTATTAAAGAATGCTGCTGAGAAAACAGCTGAAGCCTTGCGTCTTAAAGATGAATATGGAAAACAACTTCAATTAATGCTTAAAACTAAGCAAATGCAGTGTGAATCATATGAAAGACGCATTAAAGAATTAGAACAAAGACTGTCAGATCAGTATTTGCGGGGTCAAAATCTCTCAAATAATGCTGCGTCTGATTTTTCAGTTTCAGCTGTAAAGAGTGATGATTGCAAGCCACAAATCCTAGGTGGTCCAGAAGCCCCTGCACCTTGTATATCTACTACAGAGCCAATGGATGAGGTTTCTTGCATCTCTAATTCGCTGGATATTAAGCTGGGGCTCTTTGCTGAACAGCCTGGTAGAGTGCGAGAAGCAGTTGATGAAAATATGTTGGATTCCCGTGGTGACCAGAATCCTCAGTTGGATTCCTCAATGATGGAACCAAATCGTGAAGAATTTCAAGACAACGATAAATATGTGAGAGATAAAGTAGTAGGACAGATGGGAATATCTCTGACGAACAGTTCCACAGCTGAGAGCATGCCTCGATCTCTGAATGTCTTAACTTGTGAAGCAGTAGAAAATCCCAATTTGGAATCTAATCTTCAGAATGACCTTCTGCTGGAGTTGCAAAATGCGCTTGCAGACAAGACCAATCTGTTGAGTGAAACTGAAACCAAACTTAAAGGTGCTTTGGAGGAGGTTGCCGTACTGAAGAGAGAGTTGGAAGCTAGTAGGAAGCTTCTTGACGAATCTCAG
- the LOC120080519 gene encoding autophagy-related protein 11 isoform X4 translates to MSSSVTDAGGNSGKLLVHVSENGHSFQLDCHEGMLVEDVMRLIESVTGINCNDQVILSLDVRLESQRHLSVYKLPADDREVFLFDRSRLQSNSPPPPPEQIDILDIVEPPSPSSSQDSHPLDDASDPALKALPSYEREFRYHYHKAHTIYSSTVMKYEYCEKLLREQKIQERALEVARGNLDQYYKMITQNYTDFMKRYSQQYRVHSDLLMSLGRDIEKLRAVKLHPALQTANRKCLLDFVKEDSLRKSAENCSSSHSQFENKVFQFKEIFNEVKRKVEDLFSSRASISIKNLELNIKEHQRYINDQKSIMQSLSKDVDTVKKLVDDCLSCQLSSSLRPHDAVSALGPMYDVHDKNHLPRMQACDRAISRLLDVCKDKKIQMNNFLHYYMQKIAYNSYIIKDIKLQFPVFKEAMGRQDDLFMDLKLVRGIGPAYRACLSEVVRRKACMKLYMGMAGQMAERLARKREDEVRRREMFLMEHGGYFPRDVIESMGLNDIPNPCDVHISPYDERLIDVDISDLDRYAPEYLLGFPWKNEKQGVSKDSSIKSVGALSSVEAEEISKDTFESYGSGELVEGSELMEIAGTSKMEVENAKLKAELASAVATICSFSSEYDLIDDSKLDSVLKNAAEKTAEALRLKDEYGKQLQLMLKTKQMQCESYERRIKELEQRLSDQYLRGQNLSNNAASDFSVSAVKSDDCKPQILGGPEAPAPCISTTEPMDEVSCISNSLDIKLGLFAEQPGRVREAVDENMLDSRGDQNPQLDSSMMEPNREEFQDNDKYVRDKVVGQMGISLTNSSTAESMPRSLNVLTCEAVENPNLESNLQNDLLLELQNALADKTNLLSETETKLKGALEEVAVLKRELEASRKLLDESQVLWLAFVRVFLWCLWGERNGRPFNDTCSSTARFLDLVMFTALSWCKLKFH, encoded by the exons ATGAGCTCCAGCGTGACAGATGCTGGTGGAAACAGCGGCAAGTTGCTGGTTCATGTTTCTGAAAATGGACATTCATTTCAGCTTGATTGTCACGAGGGTATGCTGGTTGAGGATGTGATGCGCTTGATTGAATCGGTCACTGGGATTAACTGCAATGATCAGGTTATTCTCTCTTTGGATGTTAGACTTGAATCACAGCGACATCTTTCAGTTTACAAGCTTCCAGCAGATGATCGGGAAGTTTTTCTCTTTGATCGGTCCAGGCTACAAAGCAATTCGCCGCCACCTCCACCGGAGCAGATTGATATCCTTGATATTGTTGAACCACCATCACCTTCCTCTTCTCAAGATTCCCATCCTTTAGATGATGCATCAGACCCTGCTTTGAAGGCTTTGCCTTCTTATGAGCGTGAGTTTCGTTACCACTATCACAAGGCTCATACGATATATAGTAGTACAGTGATGAAATATGAATACTGTGAGAAGCTTTTGAGAGAGCAGAAGATTCAAGAAAGAGCTTTAGAAGTTGCACGGGGTAATTTGGATCAATACTATAAAATGATTACTCAGAACTACACTGACTTCATGAAGCGTTATTCACAGCAGTATCGGGTTCATTCTGATCTGTTGATGAGTTTGGGTAGAGACATTGAGAAATTGAGGGCTGTTAAGCTTCATCCTGCCTTACAAACAGCCAATCGCAAGTGCTTACTGGATTTTGTAAAGGAAGATAGTTTGCGGAAATCAGCAGAAAATTGCAGCAGTTCTCACAGCCAGTTCGAGAAcaaagtttttcaatttaagGAGATATTTAACGAGGTTAAGCGGAAAGTTGAGGATTTATTTTCCAGCCGGGCTTCTATTTCTATAAAAAATTTGGAACTGAATATTAAGGAGCATCAGCGGTATATCAACGATCAAAAGAGTATAATGCAGTCCTTGAG CAAAGATGTTGATACTGTAAAGAAACTGGTGGATGATTGCTTATCTTGTCAGTTATCTTCCTCGCTTCGCCCTCATGATGCGGTTTCGGCCTTAGGTCCTATGTATGATGTCCATGACAAAAATCATCTGCCAAGAATGCAAGCTTGTGATCGTGCAATTTCCAGACTACTTGATGTTTGTAAGGATAAAAAGATTCAAATGAACAACTTCTTGCACTATTACATGCAAAAGATCGCTTATAACTCTTACATCATCAAGGATATCAAGTTACAGTTTCCTGTTTTTAAAGAGGCAATGGGGCGTCAGGATGACCTATTTATGGACCTAAAGTTAGTGCGAGGGATCGGTCCAGCCTATAGAGCTTGTCTTTCTGAAGTTGTGAGAAGGAAAGCTTGCATGAAGCTTTACATGGGTATGGCTGGTCAAATGGCTGAAAGGCTTGCAAGAAAGAGGGAGGATGAGGTTAGAAGACGTGAGATGTTTCTGATGGAACATGGTGGATACTTTCCAAGAGATGTAATAGAATCCATGGGATTAAATGATATTCCTAACCCGTGTGATGTCCATATATCTCCTTATGATGAACGTTTaattgatgttgatatttcaGACCTTGACCGTTACGCTCCCGAGTACTTATTAGGATTCCCTTGGAAGAATGAGAAGCAAGGAGTCTCTAAGGATTCCTCTATAAAGTCAGTTGGAGCTTTGAGTTCTGTTGAGGCTGAAGAAATTTCGAAGGATACCTTTGAGAGTTATGGGTCTGGGGAGCTTGTTGAAGGTTCTGAGTTAATGGAGATTGCTGGAACCAGCAAGATGGAAGTTGAAAATGCAAAATTGAAAGCTGAACTTGCTTCTGCTGTAGCGACGATCTGTTCGTTCTCTTCTGAATATGATTTAATCGATGACAGCAAACTTGACAGTGTATTAAAGAATGCTGCTGAGAAAACAGCTGAAGCCTTGCGTCTTAAAGATGAATATGGAAAACAACTTCAATTAATGCTTAAAACTAAGCAAATGCAGTGTGAATCATATGAAAGACGCATTAAAGAATTAGAACAAAGACTGTCAGATCAGTATTTGCGGGGTCAAAATCTCTCAAATAATGCTGCGTCTGATTTTTCAGTTTCAGCTGTAAAGAGTGATGATTGCAAGCCACAAATCCTAGGTGGTCCAGAAGCCCCTGCACCTTGTATATCTACTACAGAGCCAATGGATGAGGTTTCTTGCATCTCTAATTCGCTGGATATTAAGCTGGGGCTCTTTGCTGAACAGCCTGGTAGAGTGCGAGAAGCAGTTGATGAAAATATGTTGGATTCCCGTGGTGACCAGAATCCTCAGTTGGATTCCTCAATGATGGAACCAAATCGTGAAGAATTTCAAGACAACGATAAATATGTGAGAGATAAAGTAGTAGGACAGATGGGAATATCTCTGACGAACAGTTCCACAGCTGAGAGCATGCCTCGATCTCTGAATGTCTTAACTTGTGAAGCAGTAGAAAATCCCAATTTGGAATCTAATCTTCAGAATGACCTTCTGCTGGAGTTGCAAAATGCGCTTGCAGACAAGACCAATCTGTTGAGTGAAACTGAAACCAAACTTAAAGGTGCTTTGGAGGAGGTTGCCGTACTGAAGAGAGAGTTGGAAGCTAGTAGGAAGCTTCTTGACGAATCTCAG